In one window of Mytilus trossulus isolate FHL-02 chromosome 7, PNRI_Mtr1.1.1.hap1, whole genome shotgun sequence DNA:
- the LOC134725353 gene encoding histone acetyltransferase KAT6B-like isoform X1, giving the protein MVKEGETEGLANLTYAKWILEAIDKIKHQKQQPNLQRIVHAVQQYHSVSRESIEEQLQLATKDGLIVRTFSKKDWSYRDPSKMPHTKRRSLKIDKKTDLTKFLVKAVMELGEEGSSLKKIKNHLNAIYSIECLNGVDLTLLLKNCLKTAMDNKYLIKEGRSVKLGEKASDIDIAGSSSNSASFDEDSTSDMSFSIEQNMKCAKPVLICCFCLGDENKNRSGEPEDLISCADCGNSGHPTCLKFSVDLTEVVKSLRWQCIECKTCSFCQRSGREDNMLFCDTCDRGFHMECCDPPLIKAPKGKWKCNICDPNRGNKKGKKYLEMVTRLKEKYRNKEKIKLKRPAKKFFSQKKHDLIKCPTPGCDSTGNVNGKSNVHRSKLFCPLVTPEQRKRYKLEKKYTANNGQYDSDSEFEEEEDRGNSKKEIKKPFDYSSDSGSENGEVGDTFDPFFAISKPKGLVDGLTQFFTPSNKRTSRVSLNAAIADFPSIPVKNKHSKSQQAASRLLKRSKLVQANKHCVKKNKFGNAIKNRFPRTFTKKKTDFNPQFHSSILESRDSSSDRESLNDDSIDFTTILKRGRGKSLTRGRGRGRGRGRGFGTLLSGTTIFGRGRGFGRPPGPGRGRPFGRGRPFGRGRPFGSRGRPFGSRGRPFGSRGRPFGRGRPFGSGINRKALLDESDDFTMLTRISQLDKPSPGRGRGRGRGRGRGSSSVASNEHCHESPPPPKPPKEHPPNVTDTDKDLFKQAQEKAQEVLKQFTFDLQDASKNCSPMLEECSPTPSQSRFPPCIEFGKYEIQTWYSSPYPQEYARLPKLYICEFCLRFVKSRKMSSRHMEKCGLNHPPANEIYRKDELSVFEVDGNSSKIYCQNLCLLAKLFLDHKTLYYDVEPFLFYVVTTNDEFGCHLIGYFSKEKHCQQKYNVSCIMTMPQYQRKGYGRFLIDFSYLLSRIEGQAGSPEKPLSDLGKVSYLAYWKSVIIEYLHKYQDARVSIKAIARESGMSAQDVAITLHDLKMLVPQDGKVVLALNKELIDNYMAKLESKKHLRVEPDQECLRWTPLISNYNISEEEKKAEKELSEMSDMVDSIAEDREWIETVSPTVSPHKLERSLSTSLSPRRLDLKSPMEEKSPVKIPPKEEDMELSSSSSSEEESDHDDIKINPPVIKLGPPPKRRPGRPRKRKAESEEDEIDVKKMREDDEESDNEEKIDDKENLENFVESKSSSQQSADEPMKRKRGWPKGVPRGSPFVRKPGPKGRPKTQRKDFMETSVTKVKEDNCDRQKKEFNDDSDNESIETKRSENFDSQAETKENDVKIEEDICVNNSNNSAKLLTDKISETEAATKNVELEMEESKDSSKCDDILEEDKSSDIGECDSANVSREAEDAVQALQVAEQGDSEEGKGNSPDSCEQEREHLTPELSVSGPSPASQPCVTDCISDTNSDVPAPLTPQVPTPPPSQENLSPNIKSVSNTDSPTKISPSKSDIMKESDINYKSKLQNDEEEDSTSDDDIPSDDNYQDDFNDSPPGAPAPVTALLSPPPQPVVVQQSPIQMSPVQQSPVHQSPIQPSPVQQSPIQQSPIQHSPLQPSPIQHSPIQQSPMQPSPMQPSPMQPSPMKHSPVVQKQPGSAKSFHETFTEDLPSNFDQLSNSSSSNLQSDSLPHQQEKFKTRQPQNQNNCSSFPPQVFPQNSSMGQMTNTNIGSTGFGNEMDVSQLQGLESPASIGSNHGNEMPNSNNSVENVPPSILSFMDCAEAQSHRTYSNACINNLNNHNSGRYMDMVSSSYPVSSCGSFISPVPSGANIVQNFCPPPVSTYALQQQQQQQQQQQNSTHRLSHSNSQCRVQQPPSVSRQNSGPGPYPPQNISCDLAKLQQLTNGIPDLMPNNTMTPPPNLTPPPPHNMTPPPMMRGMTTPPVPNQQNSSGLVGPYKQYQQQPTQRQRSSSVRKSPNVTVNPNMTFTPNVTIRPGSNMITGYSNLLDSYRMRQPMINPGYINHGFPLNQLGQTPPMQMQMLNMNMNMNMNMNPAQQHFPQHMQPSQSNNMYAYSYINGSLPPSLNNMNGMMRR; this is encoded by the exons ATGGTAAAAGAAGGTGAAACAGAAGGACTTGCAAATCTGACTTATGCAAAGTGGATTTTGGAAGCCattgataaaattaaacatcAGAAACAGCAGCCAAATCTTCAGCGGATTGTTCATGCTGTTCAACAGTACCACAGTGTTAGTAGGGAGTCTATAGAGGAACAGCTTCAATTGGCGACAAAAGATGGTTTGATTGTGAGAACTTTTAGTAAAAAAGATTGGTCGTATAGAGATCCATCCAAGATGCCTCACACAAAAAGGAGGTCGTTGAAAATTGACAAGAAAACTGACTTGACAAAATTTCTTGTCAAGGCAGTGATGGAACTAGGGGAAGAAGGAAGCTCTCTGAAGAAGATAAAAAATCATCTGAATGCTATATACAGCATTGAATGTCTGAATGGTGTTGACTTGacacttcttttaaaaaattgtctcaAAACTGCAATGGACAACAAGTATTTGATAAAAGAAGGGAGGAGTGTAAAGTTGGGAGAGAAAGCATCAGACATAGATATAGCTGGGAGTTCTAGTAACTCTGCATCATTTGATGAAGACTCTACCAGTGACATGTCATTCTCAATTGAACAAAACATG aaatgtGCCAAGCCTGTTTTGATCTGTTGTTTTTGTCTGggtgatgaaaataaaaaccgCAGTGGAGAACCAGAAGACCTCATATCCTGTGCTGATTGTGGTAACAGTG GTCACCCTACATGTTTGAAATTCTCAGTAGATCTGACAGAAGTTGTGAAGTCTTTGAGATGGCAGTGTATTGAATGTAAAACCTGCTCTTTTTGTCAAAGATCTGGCCGAGAG GATAACATGTTATTTTGTGATACCTGTGACAGAGGCTTCCATATGGAATGTTGTGATCCACCTCTAATTAAAGCCCCTAAAG GCAAATGGAAGTGCAATATTTGTGACCCTAACAGGGGtaataaaaaaggaaagaaatatTTAGAGATGGTGACCAGATTGAAAGAAAAGTACAGAAACAAGGAAAAAATCAAGTTAAAAAGACCAGCTAAGAAGTTTTTTTCACAGAAGAAACATGATTTGATAAA atGTCCAACACCAGGTTGTGATAGCACAGGGAATGTAAATGGAAAATCAAACGTTCATCGGTC GAAGTTGTTTTGTCCTTTAGTCACACCTGAACAGAGAAAAAGATATAAACTTGAAAAGAAATACACTGCCAACAATGGACAATATGATTCTGATTCAGAGTTTGAGGAGGAGGAGGATAGGGGTAATTCAAAAAAAGAGATAAAGAAACCATTTGATTACTCCAGTGATTCTGGGAGTGAAAATGGAGAAGTTGGGGACACCTTTGACCCATTTTTTGCCATTAGCAAACCAAAAGGTCTTGTTGATGGTTTAACACAATTTTTTACTCCATCAAACAAACGTACGTCCCGTGTTTCATTAAATGCTGCAATTGCAGACTTCCCTTCCATTCCAGTCAAAAACAAGCATTCAAAATCCCAGCAAGCTGCTAGTCGGCTGCTGAAAAGATCTAAACTTGTGCAAGCTAACAAACATTGTGTTAAGAAAAATAAGTTTGGTAATGCCATCAAAAACCGCTTCCCAAGaacattcacaaaaaaaaaaactgactttaaTCCTCAATTCCATAGTTCAATATTGGAAAGTAGGGATAGTTCATCTGACAGAGAGAGTTTAAATGACGATTCCATTgactttacaactattttgaaaaGAGGGCGTGGAAAGTCATTAACAAGAGGCAGAGGAAGGGGAAGAGGACGAGGTAGAGGATTTGGAACACTTCTAAGTGGAACAACAATATTTGGAAGAGGGAGAGGATTTGGACGTCCTCCTGGACCAGGACGAGGAAGGCCGTTTGGCAGAGGCAGACCATTTGGTAGGGGTAGACCATTTGGCAGTAGAGGTAGACCATTTGGCAGTAGAGGTAGACCATTTGGCAGTAGAGGTAGACCATTTGGTAGAGGTAGACCGTTTGGCAGTGGCATTAATAGGAAAGCATTGTTGGATGAGTCAGATGACTTTACTATGTTAACAAGAATATCTCAACTTGACAAACCTTCACCCGGTAGGGGACGTGGTCGTGGAAGGGGACGAGGTCGTGGTAGTTCTTCTGTTGCCAGCAATGAGCATTGCCACG AAAGCCCTCCTCCTCCAAAACCACCGAAAGAGCATCCACCAAATGTTACAGATACTGACAAGGATTTGTTTAAACAGGCACAGGAAAAGGCTCAGGAAGTTTTAAAGCAG TTCACTTTTGATTTGCAGGATGCCTCTAAAAACTGTAGTCCAATGTTGGAGGAGTGTTCCCCTACACCCTCTCAGTCCAGATTTCCACCATGCATAGAGTTTggaaaatatgaaattcaaacCTGGTATTCCTCACCCTATCCCCAGGAATATGCTAG ATTACCAAAGTTGTACATATGTGAATTTTGTCTTAGATTTGTTAAAAGCAGGAAAATGTCATCCAGACACATG gaaaaatgTGGACTGAATCATCCACCAGCAAATGAAATTTACAGGAAAGATGAATTATCAGTGTTTGAAGTGGATGGAAACTCCAGTAAAATTTACTGTCAAAACTTGTGCCTTCTTGCTAAATTATTCTTAGATCACAAAACTTTATATTATGATGTTGAACCATTCTTATTTTATGTGGTGACCACAAATGATGAGTTTGGATGTCATCTTATTGGATACTTCTCTAAG GAAAAACACTGCCAGCAGAAATACAATGTATCATGTATAATGACAATGCCCCAATACCAAAGGAAAGGATATGGCCGATTCCTCATTGATTTCA GTTATTTGTTGTCCAGAATAGAAGGTCAAGCAGGGTCACCTGAAAAGCCATTATCAGACCTTGGAAAAGTGTCATATCTAGCCTACTGGAAAAGTGTCATCATAGAATACTTACATAAATACCAGGATGCTAGAGTATCAATCAAAG CCATTGCCAGAGAAAGTGGTATGAGTGCACAAGATGTAGCAATAACTTTACATGATTTGAAGATGTTGGTTCCACAAGATGGAAA ggtTGTTCTTGCTTTGAACAAGGAATTGATAGATAATTATATGGCCAAACTTGAATCAAAAAAGCATCTTAGAGTAGAACCAGATCAAGAATGTCTTAGATGGACACCTTTGATATCAAACTACAATATATCAGAAGAAGAAAAGAAGGCTGAAAAAGag TTATCTGAAATGAGTGATATGGTAGACAGTATAGCTGAGGATAGAGAATGGATAGAGACTGTAAGTCCTACTGTATCACCTCACAAGTTAGAACGGTCACTCTCAACATCACTTAGTCCAAGACGACTAGATTTGAAATCTCCCATGGAGGAAAAAAGTCCAGTCAAAATACCTCCCAAAGAAGAAGACATGGAACTATCATCTTCATCTAGTAGTGAAGAAGAGAGTGACCATGATGACATAAAGATAAATCCACCAGTCATAAAACTGGGTCCTCCACCAAAACGAAGA CCTGGTCGACCAAGAAAAAGGAAAGCAGAATCAGAAGAAGATGAGATAGATGTTAAAAAGATGAGAGAAGATGATGAAG aatcagacaatgaggaaaaaatagaTGATAAAGAAAATCTTGAAAACTTTGTTGAGAGTAAAAGTTCTAGTCAACAGTCTGCTGACGAACCAATGAAAAGGAAACGAGGTTGGCCAAAAGGTGTACCAAGAGGTTCTCCTTTTGTAAGGAAACCTGGACCTAAAGGTAGACCTAAG acTCAACGCAAGGATTTCATGGAGACCagtgtaacaaaagtaaaggAAGATAATTGTGATAGACAGAAGAAAGAGTTCAATGATGATTCCGATAACGAATCCATTGAAACAAAAAGAAGTGAAAACTTTGATTCTCAGGCAGAAACAAAAGAGAATGATGTTAAAATAGAGGAGGATATCTGTGTAAATAATTCTAATAATAGTGCTAAATTAttaactgacaaaatcagtgaAACTGAGGCTGCTACTAAAAATGTGGAATTAGAAATGGAAGAAAGTAAAGATTCTTCTAAATGTGATGATATTTTAGAGGAGGACAAAAGTAGTGATATTGGGGAATGTGACAGTGCTAATGTAAGTCGTGAGGCTGAGGATGCTGTACAGGCATTACAAGTGGCTGAACAGGGGGATAGTGAGGAGGGGAAAGGCAATAGTCCTGATAGCTGTGAACAGGAACGGGAACATTTAACACCAGAGTTATCTGTGTCTGGTCCAAGTCCAGCCTCACAACCATGTGTTACAGACTGCATATCTGATACAAACAGTGACGTCCCTGCACCATTAACGCCCCAAGTGCCAACTCCACCTCCTTCACAGGAAAATCTGTCTCCAAATATAAAATCTGTGTCAAATACTGACTCACCAACAAAAATATCACCTTCCAAAAGTGACATTATGAAAGAAAGTGATATAAATTATAAGTCCAAGTTACAGAATGATGAAGAGGAAGATAGTACATCTGATGATGACATTCCAAGTGATGATAATTATCAAGATGACTTTAATGACTCTCCTCCTGGTGCTCCAGCACCTGTTACGGCACTTCTATCACCACCACCACAGCCAGTAGTGGTGCAGCAGTCACCTATTCAGATGTCACCTGTACAGCAATCCCCTGTTCACCAATCACCAATTCAGCCATCACCTGTACAGCAATCTCCCATTCAACAATCACCTATCCAGCATTCACCTTTACAGCCATCCCCCATACAACATTCACCCATTCAGCAATCACCAATGCAACCGTCACCAATGCAACCATCACCAATGCAACCGTCACCAATGAAACATTCACCTGTTGTTCAAAAACAACCTGGCAGTGCTAAATCTTTCCATGAAACATTTACTGAGGACCTTCCTAGTAACTTTGATCAATTAAGTAATAGTTCATCAAGCAATTTACAAAGTGATTCCTTGCCACATCAGCAGGAAAAGTTTAAAACAAGACAACCtcagaatcaaaataattgcAGTAGTTTTCCTCCACAAGTGTTTCCACAGAATTCATCTATGGGTCAAATGACCAATACAAACATAGGAAGCACAGGATTTGGAAATGAAATGGATGTTTCACAACTTCAAGGATTGGAATCCCCTGCTTCAATTGGTAGTAACCATGGCAATGAAATGCCAAATTCTAACAATTCTGTAGAAAATGTACCTCCGTCTATTCTTAGTTTTATGGACTGTGCTGAAGCTCAATCACACAGAACATACAGTAATGCATGTATTAATAATCTTAATAATCACAATAGTGGACGTTACATGGACATGGTATCTTCATCATATCCAGTTAGTAGTTGTGGTTCATTCATATCTCCTGTACCTAGTGGTGCAAACATTGTACAAAACTTCTGTCCTCCTCCTGTTAGTACTTACGCCCTCCAGCAACAACAGCAGCAGCAGCAGCAACAACAAAATTCAACACACAGACTTTCACATAGTAATTCACAGTGTCGTGTTCAACAGCCACCATCTGTAAGTCGACAGAACAGTGGCCCTGGACCATATCCACCTCAGAACATTAGTTGTGATCTAGCAAAACTGCAGCAATTAACAAATGGAATTCCAGATCTCATGCCCAATAATACCATGACTCCTCCCCCAAATCTTACACCACCTCCTCCTCATAACATGACTCCACCTCCTATGATGCGAGGCATGACAACACCTCCCGTTCCAAACCAGCAAAATTCATCAGGACTTGTTGGACCATATAAACAATATCAACAACAACCAACTCAAAGGCAGCGTTCATCTTCTGTGCGAAAAAGTCCAAATGTGACAGTTAATCCTAATATGACATTTACACCTAATGTGACAATTCGTCCAGGATCTAATATGATCACGGGTTATAGTAATTTATTGGACAGTTATCGTATGAGGCAGCCTATGATAAACCCAGGGTATATAAATCATGGGTTTCCACTTAATCAGTTGGGTCAGACTCCACCAATGCAAATGCAAATgttaaatatgaatatgaacaTGAACATGAATATGAACCCAGCACAACAACATTTTCCTCAACACATGCAACCTTCTCAGTCGAACAATATGTACGCATACAGTTACATTAACGGTAGCCTCCCGCCATCCCTGAACAATATGAATGGAATGATGAGGAGGTAA